A window of the Synechococcus sp. JA-3-3Ab genome harbors these coding sequences:
- the ald gene encoding alanine dehydrogenase has translation MRIGVPKEIKEQEFRVGLTPAAVRALTEQGHQVWVETQAGQGAGFSDEDYQKAGAKLAATPEEIYRQQLVVKVKEPLPAEYPLLHPDLILFTYLHLAASRELTQALLRSGATCLAYETVELADGSLPLLMPMSMIAGRLSVQLGAHYLTRQQGGRGVLLGGIPGVPPGRVVILGGGTVGTEAAKMAVGLGARVQILDINLQRLNELELIFGSRVELLYSTAQSIEECVREADLVVGAVLVPGRRAPVLVKEELVAQMRPRSLIVDVAVDQGGCIATTKATTHAQPVYEAYGVLHYGVPNMPGAVPWTSTQALVNATLPYIFKLANLGLSAALEQDPALAKGLNLCGGKLIHPAVRATFPDLAN, from the coding sequence ATGCGCATTGGTGTGCCCAAAGAGATCAAGGAGCAGGAGTTTCGCGTTGGCCTGACGCCGGCGGCGGTGCGGGCTCTGACGGAGCAGGGGCACCAGGTGTGGGTGGAGACCCAAGCTGGCCAGGGGGCGGGCTTTAGCGACGAAGACTACCAAAAAGCGGGGGCCAAGCTGGCCGCCACCCCTGAGGAGATCTACCGGCAGCAGTTGGTGGTGAAGGTCAAAGAGCCCCTGCCCGCCGAGTATCCCCTGCTCCACCCGGATCTGATCCTGTTTACCTATTTGCACCTGGCGGCCAGCCGCGAGCTGACTCAGGCCCTGCTGCGTTCGGGGGCCACCTGCCTGGCCTACGAGACGGTGGAGCTGGCCGATGGATCCCTGCCCCTCTTGATGCCCATGAGCATGATTGCCGGGCGGCTGTCGGTGCAATTGGGCGCCCACTACCTGACTCGCCAGCAGGGAGGGCGAGGCGTGCTGCTGGGCGGGATCCCAGGCGTGCCGCCGGGGCGGGTGGTGATCCTGGGCGGGGGCACGGTGGGCACCGAGGCGGCCAAGATGGCCGTTGGCCTGGGGGCGCGGGTGCAGATTTTGGACATCAACCTGCAGCGCCTCAACGAGCTGGAGCTGATCTTCGGCTCGCGGGTGGAGCTGCTCTACAGCACCGCCCAAAGCATCGAGGAATGTGTCCGCGAGGCTGACCTGGTGGTGGGAGCGGTGTTGGTGCCGGGCAGACGCGCCCCGGTTTTGGTGAAGGAAGAGCTGGTGGCCCAGATGCGGCCCCGCTCTTTGATCGTGGATGTGGCCGTGGATCAGGGGGGGTGCATCGCCACCACCAAGGCCACCACCCATGCCCAGCCGGTTTACGAAGCCTATGGAGTCTTGCACTACGGGGTTCCCAACATGCCGGGGGCCGTCCCCTGGACCTCGACCCAGGCGCTGGTCAACGCCACCCTCCCTTACATCTTCAAGTTGGCCAACCTCGGCTTGAGCGCCGCCTTGGAGCAGGACCCGGCCCTGGCCAAGGGGCTCAACCTCTGCGGCGGCAAGCTCATCCACCCGGCGGTGCGGGCCACCTTCCCCGACTTGGCCAACTGA
- a CDS encoding ribonuclease D: MALEPFQICDEDLTPEVAEALAGETLLAVDTETMGLIPQRDRLCVVQIANAAGEVVLLRLSRGVKQAPHLARLLTDPNIEKIFHYARFDLAMLRYHLGIQAWPVFCTKIASKLARTYTSKHSLKDVVGELCGVELNKTAQSSDWGNVQALSPEQLEYAANDVRYLIPVRHKLAQMLQREERWELAQRCFQHLPTLVELDLLGYGNVFEHQ, translated from the coding sequence GTGGCCCTAGAGCCTTTCCAGATCTGCGACGAAGATCTCACCCCCGAAGTGGCAGAGGCGCTGGCCGGGGAAACCCTCTTGGCTGTGGACACCGAAACAATGGGGCTGATCCCACAGCGGGACAGGCTCTGTGTGGTGCAAATAGCCAACGCTGCCGGCGAGGTGGTGCTGCTGCGGCTGAGCCGCGGCGTGAAGCAGGCCCCCCATTTGGCGCGGCTGCTGACGGATCCCAACATCGAAAAGATCTTCCATTACGCCCGTTTTGACCTGGCCATGCTGCGCTACCACTTGGGGATCCAGGCCTGGCCGGTCTTCTGCACCAAAATTGCCAGCAAGCTGGCCCGCACCTACACCAGCAAGCACAGCCTGAAGGACGTGGTGGGCGAGCTGTGCGGGGTGGAGCTGAATAAAACTGCCCAGAGCTCCGACTGGGGAAACGTCCAGGCCCTCTCGCCGGAGCAGTTGGAGTACGCGGCCAACGATGTTCGTTACTTGATCCCGGTGCGCCACAAGTTGGCCCAAATGCTGCAGCGGGAAGAGCGCTGGGAGCTGGCACAGCGCTGTTTTCAACACCTCCCCACCCTGGTGGAGCTGGATCTGCTGGGATATGGCAACGTCTTCGAGCACCAGTAG
- the rpsN gene encoding 30S ribosomal protein S14 — translation MAKKSMIEREKKRQRLVEKYREKRQQLKAAMADPNIDQATRMELHAQLQKLPRASSPTRLRNRCWKTGRPRGYFRDFGLCRNSLREMAHRGLLPGVVKASW, via the coding sequence GTGGCTAAAAAAAGCATGATCGAGCGGGAGAAAAAGCGCCAACGCTTGGTCGAAAAATACCGGGAGAAGCGCCAACAACTCAAGGCGGCCATGGCCGATCCCAACATCGACCAGGCCACCCGCATGGAGCTGCACGCCCAACTGCAAAAACTCCCTCGGGCCAGCTCGCCCACCCGCCTGCGCAACCGCTGCTGGAAAACCGGGCGTCCCCGCGGCTATTTCCGGGATTTCGGCCTCTGCCGCAACAGCCTGCGGGAAATGGCCCACCGCGGCCTGCTGCCGGGCGTGGTCAAGGCAAGCTGGTAG
- a CDS encoding YcjF family protein yields MRTVPYLRLLLLLALLASFAGLIVWLIQSFLDLYYATRYHPILGGLLIGVLVLLLLVFLAASIYYLFLFRPAPKTERLPRPAPPATPAEKWEAARRNLAQLEAQMAQIQDQVARAALAERSARLAQQLAQPQLKVVVFGTGSAGKTSLVNALLGRRVGAVGATLGTTQAVAVYDWDLPGIPHPVQIVDCPGILEIGPAGAMREEEAQAQAQAADLLLVVVDGDLRRSEVDPLRRLIALGKRALLVLNKIDRYTPEERRLLLQRLRERVYPLIQPEDVLPAAAAPAPVQVGSQTWQPEPEVAAVRDRVQAVLYAEGGSLALDNALLQSQQLGEEAKRIIQAQLRRQAEEVIDRFQWIVTGVVFANPIPALDLLAIAAINAQMVVELGSLYGCKMNLQQGRELALSLAKTLAGLGLVEGALQLTTGLLATVAEVSVVGFLATAPIQAASAGYLTRIAGKSFIEYFQRNQSWGEGGMQAVVKAQVESAQKSGWLKEFVRQASERVFRLR; encoded by the coding sequence ATGCGAACAGTTCCCTATCTGCGCTTGCTGCTGCTGTTGGCGCTGTTGGCCTCGTTCGCGGGCCTGATCGTCTGGCTGATCCAATCGTTTTTGGATCTGTACTACGCCACCCGCTACCACCCGATTTTGGGGGGGCTGTTGATCGGGGTGCTGGTGTTGCTGCTGCTGGTGTTTTTGGCCGCTTCCATCTACTACTTGTTTCTGTTCCGCCCCGCCCCTAAAACCGAGAGGCTTCCCAGGCCAGCTCCCCCGGCAACTCCTGCCGAGAAGTGGGAGGCAGCCCGGCGCAACCTGGCGCAACTAGAAGCTCAGATGGCGCAGATCCAGGATCAGGTGGCGCGGGCGGCGCTGGCGGAACGGTCGGCCCGGCTGGCCCAACAGTTGGCCCAGCCGCAACTGAAGGTGGTGGTTTTCGGCACCGGATCGGCGGGCAAAACCTCGCTGGTGAACGCGCTGCTGGGGCGGCGGGTGGGGGCGGTGGGGGCAACGCTGGGCACCACGCAGGCGGTGGCGGTTTACGATTGGGACCTGCCCGGGATCCCCCACCCGGTGCAGATCGTGGACTGTCCGGGCATTTTGGAGATCGGGCCGGCAGGGGCGATGCGGGAAGAGGAGGCGCAGGCCCAGGCCCAAGCTGCCGATCTGCTGCTGGTGGTGGTGGACGGGGATCTGCGCCGGTCGGAGGTGGATCCCTTGCGTCGGTTGATCGCCCTGGGCAAGCGGGCTCTGCTGGTGCTCAACAAAATCGACCGTTACACCCCCGAAGAACGGCGGCTCCTGCTGCAACGGCTGCGGGAACGGGTTTACCCCTTGATCCAACCGGAAGATGTGCTGCCGGCCGCCGCTGCTCCAGCCCCTGTACAGGTGGGATCCCAAACCTGGCAGCCGGAACCGGAGGTGGCGGCGGTGCGGGATCGCGTCCAGGCGGTGCTCTACGCCGAGGGGGGATCCCTGGCGTTGGACAATGCCTTGCTGCAATCCCAGCAACTGGGCGAAGAGGCCAAGCGGATCATCCAGGCGCAGTTGCGCCGCCAGGCGGAGGAGGTGATCGACCGCTTTCAGTGGATCGTGACCGGCGTGGTCTTTGCCAACCCCATCCCGGCGCTGGATTTGCTGGCCATTGCCGCCATCAACGCTCAGATGGTGGTGGAGCTGGGATCCCTCTACGGCTGCAAGATGAACCTGCAGCAGGGGCGGGAGCTGGCCCTGTCGCTGGCCAAGACCCTGGCCGGCCTGGGGCTGGTGGAGGGGGCGCTCCAACTGACCACCGGGCTCCTGGCCACCGTGGCTGAGGTGAGCGTGGTTGGCTTTTTGGCGACAGCCCCCATCCAGGCGGCCAGCGCCGGCTATCTCACCCGCATTGCCGGCAAAAGCTTCATCGAGTATTTCCAGCGCAACCAAAGCTGGGGGGAAGGGGGGATGCAGGCAGTGGTCAAGGCCCAGGTGGAGAGCGCCCAAAAATCGGGCTGGCTCAAGGAGTTTGTCCGCCAGGCCTCAGAACGGGTTTTTCGCCTGCGCTAG
- a CDS encoding cytochrome c oxidase assembly factor Coa1 family protein, which produces MSESPQKVGCAAPLGCCGCGCLGLLAVLGLGLAGAGILVWNGIRASGAYRTYQLAVERLEQTAVVVERLGDPLRPGWPSRLRFQEDEQAGWACLSFLITGSRRTGEVAVESERGVAGSAWQLRHLQVKVDGDPQAIQILKGEGGSRCEQEEPAAGAVLPTGEI; this is translated from the coding sequence GTGTCGGAAAGCCCCCAAAAAGTCGGCTGTGCCGCCCCTTTGGGCTGCTGTGGATGCGGCTGTCTGGGCCTGCTGGCGGTGCTGGGCTTGGGGCTGGCGGGGGCAGGGATCCTGGTCTGGAATGGGATCCGGGCTTCAGGCGCCTATCGCACCTACCAGTTGGCGGTGGAGCGGCTCGAACAGACTGCGGTGGTGGTGGAGCGGCTGGGGGATCCCCTGCGTCCGGGCTGGCCCTCGCGGCTGCGCTTTCAAGAGGATGAGCAAGCCGGCTGGGCCTGTCTGTCCTTTTTGATCACGGGATCCCGGCGCACCGGCGAGGTGGCTGTGGAGTCGGAGCGGGGGGTGGCCGGCTCAGCCTGGCAGTTGCGCCATCTGCAGGTGAAAGTGGATGGGGATCCACAGGCCATACAGATCCTGAAAGGGGAGGGGGGATCCCGCTGTGAACAAGAGGAGCCGGCTGCAGGGGCAGTGCTGCCGACAGGCGAGATCTGA
- the recJ gene encoding single-stranded-DNA-specific exonuclease RecJ, with amino-acid sequence MEYRWDLLPTPPQFDPELSREYGKYAAKVLALRGLHSREQARAFVDPNQYSPTPAGSLPDLERAVARLLQARKRGETLCIWGDFDCDGVTATSLLLSALQTLGFRVQFTLPLRSTEGHGLNPQRLQQVLDQGCQVLLTVDCGIGNAAEIALAQAQGMDVIVTDHHALPDPLPPAYAVVNPLRLPEEHPLRFLPGVGVAYKLAEALYQALGIPGVEEYLDLVAVGIVADVAVLQRECRYLVQRGLPVLANTQRPGLRALLDWVSNSQSSGTPTAQDIAFRLAPKLNAIGRWDDASLAVELLTTSDPQRAQTLVEHFVALNEECRQLTQQVLQEASQQVESLDLARERAIVLAGSGWNPGVLGIAAARLAEQYGCPTVLIAKDERTGRGYGSGRSIPGVNLVEAIEAVRPLLLGGGGHPMAAGIQVDLSCLAAVQLALRRELAARVGPDRQARALAVEIVIDWERLASQGRDRVAELDEVYRQLQLLQPFGHGNPNPVVALMNVRRGSVRLRASQNGRHLKFELGSRALWFWEAGEELERWQACQALDIALQLEAEQPWQGKVLAVRPSGDWQAPTVSAPSLRIQDYRQRPLPDSLQEVFRYDGQALPLEQDFLPSAKTALLLARWPWLPANLAQLLQQVQPQTLILAASGHHWKRLPHQIARLQELGRTGQWDPHVLAATTGLPWQWLAELEGPEQIPTRLLGRIQESQAFHRWLDEASPTQIAQLCQRLLRPDPLPAVVSPK; translated from the coding sequence ATGGAATACCGCTGGGATCTGCTGCCCACCCCGCCTCAATTTGATCCGGAGCTGAGCCGAGAGTACGGCAAGTATGCGGCCAAGGTGCTGGCTCTGCGGGGGTTGCACAGCCGAGAACAGGCGCGGGCTTTTGTCGATCCTAATCAGTATTCTCCCACGCCAGCGGGATCCCTGCCGGATCTGGAGCGGGCGGTGGCGCGGCTGTTGCAGGCAAGAAAAAGAGGAGAAACCCTCTGCATTTGGGGAGACTTCGACTGCGATGGCGTTACCGCCACCAGCCTCTTGCTCTCGGCGCTACAAACCTTGGGCTTCCGAGTCCAGTTCACTCTACCGCTGCGCAGCACCGAAGGGCATGGCTTGAACCCTCAGCGGCTGCAGCAGGTGCTGGATCAAGGCTGCCAGGTGCTCCTGACGGTGGATTGCGGCATAGGCAATGCTGCCGAGATTGCTCTGGCCCAAGCCCAAGGGATGGACGTGATCGTGACGGATCACCACGCCCTGCCGGATCCCTTGCCCCCTGCCTATGCGGTGGTCAACCCGCTGCGCCTGCCAGAGGAACACCCGCTGCGCTTTCTGCCGGGGGTGGGGGTGGCCTACAAGCTGGCGGAGGCCCTCTACCAAGCGCTGGGGATCCCTGGTGTAGAAGAGTACCTGGATCTGGTGGCGGTGGGGATCGTGGCCGATGTGGCGGTGTTGCAGCGGGAGTGCCGCTACCTGGTGCAGCGGGGCCTGCCCGTGCTGGCCAACACCCAGCGTCCGGGGCTGCGGGCTCTTTTGGATTGGGTGAGCAACAGCCAATCCTCAGGAACGCCGACAGCCCAGGACATCGCCTTTCGCCTTGCCCCCAAGCTGAACGCCATTGGTCGCTGGGACGATGCCAGCCTAGCGGTGGAGCTGTTGACCACCTCGGATCCGCAGCGGGCCCAGACGCTGGTGGAGCATTTCGTTGCCCTCAATGAGGAGTGTCGGCAACTCACCCAACAGGTTCTGCAAGAGGCCAGCCAACAGGTGGAGAGCTTGGATCTGGCGCGGGAGCGGGCAATTGTTTTGGCCGGAAGCGGCTGGAATCCGGGGGTTTTGGGGATCGCCGCGGCGCGCTTGGCGGAGCAGTACGGTTGCCCGACGGTGTTGATTGCCAAAGACGAGAGGACGGGACGGGGCTATGGTTCGGGCCGCTCGATTCCGGGGGTGAACCTGGTGGAGGCCATCGAGGCTGTGCGTCCCCTCTTGCTGGGGGGAGGCGGCCACCCCATGGCCGCTGGGATCCAAGTGGATCTGTCCTGCCTGGCCGCCGTACAACTGGCTTTGCGGCGGGAGCTGGCCGCACGGGTCGGCCCGGATCGCCAAGCTCGCGCCTTGGCGGTGGAGATTGTTATCGATTGGGAGCGGTTGGCCTCTCAGGGCCGGGATAGGGTGGCAGAGCTGGACGAGGTGTATCGGCAGTTGCAGCTTCTGCAGCCCTTTGGCCACGGCAACCCCAACCCTGTCGTAGCCTTGATGAACGTTCGCCGCGGCAGCGTCAGGCTGAGGGCTTCCCAGAATGGCCGCCACCTGAAGTTTGAGCTGGGATCCCGTGCCCTCTGGTTTTGGGAAGCCGGCGAAGAGCTGGAGCGGTGGCAAGCATGCCAGGCCTTGGACATCGCCCTGCAGTTGGAAGCCGAGCAGCCCTGGCAGGGCAAAGTGCTGGCGGTGCGCCCCTCTGGCGACTGGCAGGCGCCCACCGTTTCCGCCCCCAGCCTTCGGATCCAGGATTACCGGCAACGCCCCCTGCCGGATTCCCTCCAAGAAGTCTTCCGCTACGATGGGCAGGCCCTTCCTCTCGAGCAAGACTTCCTCCCGTCGGCAAAAACAGCTCTGCTGCTGGCCCGCTGGCCCTGGCTGCCGGCAAATCTAGCCCAACTGCTGCAGCAGGTGCAGCCGCAAACGCTGATCCTGGCCGCTTCTGGTCATCACTGGAAGCGCCTCCCCCACCAAATCGCCCGACTCCAGGAATTGGGGCGGACGGGACAATGGGATCCCCATGTCCTGGCGGCGACAACCGGCTTGCCCTGGCAGTGGCTGGCGGAATTGGAGGGGCCGGAGCAGATCCCAACACGGCTGCTGGGCCGCATTCAAGAATCCCAAGCTTTTCACCGCTGGCTGGACGAAGCCAGCCCCACCCAGATCGCCCAGCTCTGTCAGCGGCTGCTGCGACCGGATCCCCTGCCGGCAGTTGTTTCTCCGAAGTAG
- a CDS encoding metallophosphoesterase family protein: MATQRICFAQVSDVHLMPETGCRCWWMSDSPRRQLEAAVAHLNQVPDLDFVVFTGDLVDQADPESFEVFQEILAQLRVPYYLSLGNHDIDTLGREGRFNREQFIRWCQRQFPLPLAPTGYVDYSLSPLPGIRLIALDASLGQFPLPQGVLRPAQLRWLGEHLQAVPEEWLILLIHQPPFISPTQMDAVLFRKYRLRSEQAVALHTLLADHGRVVAVLSGHLHVPKVYVQDGIPYLTAPPLVGPVSALRVFELDVNPRRGVLRYHWVHLPEPDPRPLWHGLVMGVRRDRWGQIPLRAKGSRSLPAVAQ, encoded by the coding sequence ATGGCCACCCAAAGGATTTGCTTTGCCCAAGTCTCAGATGTTCACCTAATGCCGGAGACAGGGTGCCGCTGCTGGTGGATGTCCGATTCCCCCCGCCGCCAGTTGGAAGCTGCCGTTGCCCATCTCAACCAAGTGCCGGATCTGGACTTTGTGGTGTTCACCGGCGATTTGGTGGATCAAGCCGATCCGGAGAGCTTTGAGGTGTTCCAGGAGATCCTCGCCCAACTGCGGGTGCCCTACTACCTCAGCCTCGGCAACCACGATATCGACACCTTGGGGAGGGAGGGGCGCTTCAACCGGGAGCAATTTATCCGCTGGTGCCAACGTCAATTTCCGTTGCCCCTTGCCCCCACAGGCTATGTCGATTACAGCCTTTCCCCCCTGCCTGGGATCCGCTTGATTGCCCTCGATGCCAGCCTGGGCCAGTTCCCTCTGCCCCAGGGCGTGCTGCGCCCCGCGCAACTGCGCTGGCTAGGCGAACATCTACAAGCGGTGCCGGAGGAATGGCTGATCCTGCTCATCCATCAGCCTCCCTTTATCTCCCCCACCCAAATGGATGCGGTTTTGTTCCGCAAGTACCGGCTTCGCAGCGAGCAAGCTGTAGCTCTGCATACCCTCTTGGCCGACCACGGGCGGGTGGTGGCAGTGTTGAGTGGACATCTGCACGTGCCGAAGGTCTATGTGCAGGACGGAATCCCCTACCTGACAGCGCCGCCTCTGGTGGGGCCGGTCTCCGCTCTGCGCGTGTTTGAGTTGGACGTCAACCCACGGCGAGGGGTGTTGCGCTACCACTGGGTTCACCTGCCGGAGCCGGATCCCAGACCTCTCTGGCATGGCCTGGTCATGGGAGTTCGGCGGGATCGCTGGGGACAAATCCCCCTGCGGGCCAAAGGATCTCGATCCCTGCCCGCCGTTGCCCAGTAG
- a CDS encoding phosphoadenylyl-sulfate reductase, translating into MTATLSSSGHWELAAQALREQYQPQVASLSERFEPLSASDLLAWAVAEFGDGLVLACSFGPEDLVLIDLLTAIRPQVRAFFLDTDFHFPETLQLQQQVLARYPHLQLEIFKPLLTPEEQAAQYEPELYRTNPDLCCSLRKVEPLNRALANCTTWITGMRREQSPTRADIGKVQWDGKRNRLKLNPLADWTNGQVWKYILDHGIPYNPLHDRNYPSIGCIHCTAPVEPGADPRSGRWKGTAKTECGLHT; encoded by the coding sequence ATGACTGCAACCCTTTCTTCCTCCGGCCACTGGGAGCTGGCGGCTCAGGCGTTACGAGAGCAGTATCAGCCGCAGGTAGCTTCTCTGAGCGAGCGATTTGAGCCTTTGTCGGCGAGCGACCTGCTGGCCTGGGCCGTTGCGGAGTTTGGGGACGGGCTGGTGCTGGCCTGCAGCTTTGGACCGGAAGATCTGGTTCTCATCGATCTGCTCACGGCCATTCGCCCCCAGGTGCGCGCCTTTTTCCTGGATACCGATTTTCACTTCCCGGAAACCCTGCAACTGCAGCAGCAGGTGTTGGCCCGTTACCCCCATTTGCAGCTGGAGATCTTCAAACCGCTGCTCACCCCCGAAGAGCAGGCGGCGCAATATGAGCCGGAGCTGTACCGCACCAACCCTGACCTCTGCTGCAGCCTCCGCAAGGTAGAGCCCCTGAATCGCGCCCTGGCCAACTGCACCACCTGGATTACGGGGATGCGCCGCGAGCAATCCCCCACCCGCGCCGATATCGGCAAGGTGCAGTGGGATGGCAAGCGCAACCGCCTCAAGCTCAACCCGCTCGCCGACTGGACAAACGGCCAAGTCTGGAAGTACATCCTCGACCACGGGATCCCTTACAACCCCCTCCACGACCGCAACTATCCCAGCATCGGCTGCATCCACTGCACGGCGCCGGTGGAGCCGGGAGCGGATCCCCGCTCTGGCCGCTGGAAGGGCACAGCCAAAACCGAGTGCGGCCTGCACACCTAG
- a CDS encoding antibiotic biosynthesis monooxygenase family protein: MAQFEVSPGSEAAFEAAIAQAFVYLQQTDGYRQHQLQRCLEHPQQYLLLVHWGSLEAHLVNFRQSENFVRWRALLEPYFARPPQVLHYQLLPGLT, translated from the coding sequence GTGGCTCAGTTTGAAGTCAGCCCCGGCTCTGAAGCCGCTTTTGAGGCTGCCATCGCGCAAGCCTTTGTCTACCTACAACAGACCGATGGCTATCGGCAGCACCAACTGCAGCGCTGTTTAGAGCACCCTCAGCAATACCTGTTGCTGGTACACTGGGGATCCCTGGAGGCCCATTTGGTTAACTTCCGCCAATCGGAAAACTTTGTCCGCTGGCGCGCCCTCCTCGAGCCCTACTTTGCTCGGCCACCGCAGGTGTTGCATTACCAACTGCTGCCGGGGTTGACCTGA
- a CDS encoding ArsR/SmtB family transcription factor — protein sequence MVSWLAKVEEDLLCEQVREGFHALSDPIRLRALQLLRGRELCVCDLCEKLQVSQSKLSFHLKTLRDAQLVNARQQGRWIYYSLNPPRFQLLQHFLDSLGQAAPSEVAVPCAEDP from the coding sequence ATGGTTTCGTGGTTGGCCAAGGTAGAGGAGGATTTGCTGTGTGAGCAGGTACGGGAGGGATTTCACGCTCTCTCCGATCCGATTCGCCTGCGCGCGCTGCAACTGTTGCGTGGGCGGGAGCTGTGCGTTTGCGATCTCTGCGAAAAGCTGCAGGTAAGCCAATCCAAGCTCTCGTTTCACTTAAAGACCTTGCGAGATGCGCAGTTGGTCAACGCTCGCCAGCAGGGGCGCTGGATCTACTACAGCCTCAACCCACCTCGCTTTCAGCTCTTGCAGCATTTTTTGGATAGCCTAGGACAAGCTGCGCCCTCTGAGGTTGCCGTTCCCTGTGCGGAGGATCCCTAG
- a CDS encoding IS630-like element ISSoc15 family transposase (programmed frameshift): MPTHSLDLRQRVVAAYQAGNTSIRQVAKRFMVTKRTVHRWVRQYQQTQDLAPKKAGTKRVGILEQHRQEVMAIITEHPDFYLWQYQELLRERLGINVSIVTIHNFLKKQGMTPKKKTYRSAKVKEEEVQRERLAYSQEVRNIPAEDLIAIDQTGVWEGMERRVSRSLRGQRAYHYRQRYKGEKYTVIGAISLRGVVGCRVIKGGMKKGDFLEFLRSELCPKLDARKVVIMDNLNIHKSREVEELIRGTGARILYLPVYAPELNPIEMMWSVLKHFIRQLCRIGKYSMEQIVKTSLLLINPSSFRSWFAKCCYCTP, translated from the exons ATGCCGACTCATTCTTTGGATTTGCGGCAAAGAGTTGTAGCAGCCTACCAGGCAGGTAACACCTCCATCCGCCAGGTAGCTAAACGCTTCATGGTGACCAAAAGAACAGTACACCGCTGGGTGCGTCAGTACCAACAAACTCAAGATTTAGCCCCTAAGAAAGCAGGCACCAAGCGAGTGGGCATTTTGGAACAACATCGGCAGGAAGTGATGGCAATTATTACAGAACACCCAGACTTCTACCTGTGGCAGTATCAAGAACTGTTGCGCGAGCGCTTAGGAATCAATGTAAGCATCGTCACGATACATAATTTCTTGAAAAAGCAAGGAATGACTC CTAAAAAAAAGACCTACCGCAGTGCAAAAGTCAAAGAAGAGGAGGTGCAAAGGGAACGACTAGCTTATAGTCAAGAAGTCAGGAATATTCCAGCGGAGGATTTGATTGCCATCGACCAGACGGGAGTCTGGGAGGGAATGGAGCGGAGAGTATCTCGGAGTTTACGTGGTCAAAGGGCTTATCATTATCGTCAGAGATACAAGGGTGAAAAGTATACGGTTATTGGAGCTATTTCCTTGAGAGGTGTAGTTGGCTGTCGTGTCATCAAGGGTGGGATGAAGAAAGGAGATTTTTTGGAGTTTTTGAGAAGCGAGCTATGTCCGAAGCTAGATGCGAGGAAGGTTGTGATTATGGACAATTTAAATATCCACAAGAGTCGGGAAGTTGAGGAATTGATTAGGGGGACAGGAGCACGAATCCTATACCTGCCTGTGTATGCGCCGGAGTTGAATCCCATTGAGATGATGTGGTCGGTGTTGAAGCATTTTATTCGGCAGCTTTGCAGAATTGGGAAATATAGCATGGAGCAGATAGTGAAGACTTCTTTACTACTGATCAATCCATCCTCCTTCCGAAGTTGGTTTGCTAAGTGCTGCTATTGTACCCCTTGA
- the tnpA gene encoding IS200/IS605 family transposase, producing the protein MVVAGQDPVLVGENHETVLAFSATSYNIGHRSVYSLQIHLVLVTKYRRRVITAPMLQRLEDIFRATCQKWRCSLVEFNGEADHVHLLVSFPPDVQVSRLVNNLKTVSSRLIRKEFATEVARFYSKPVFWTGAYFVASCGGVTVEELKKYVEQQATPRL; encoded by the coding sequence TTGGTCGTCGCTGGGCAGGATCCGGTACTCGTGGGTGAGAATCATGAGACGGTTCTAGCATTTAGCGCAACGAGCTACAACATAGGCCATCGTTCTGTTTACAGCCTACAAATCCACTTGGTGCTGGTGACAAAGTACCGTCGTCGGGTGATAACTGCTCCAATGTTGCAGAGGCTGGAAGATATATTTCGAGCGACCTGCCAAAAGTGGCGCTGTTCCTTGGTGGAGTTCAACGGTGAGGCGGATCATGTGCATCTGTTGGTGAGTTTTCCGCCGGATGTCCAGGTCTCAAGGCTGGTGAACAACCTGAAAACAGTCTCCAGCCGGTTGATTCGCAAAGAGTTCGCCACAGAGGTGGCACGGTTCTACAGCAAGCCTGTATTTTGGACAGGGGCCTATTTTGTTGCCTCTTGTGGTGGGGTCACCGTTGAGGAGTTGAAGAAGTATGTCGAGCAGCAGGCAACGCCCAGATTGTGA